One Cicer arietinum cultivar CDC Frontier isolate Library 1 chromosome 8, Cicar.CDCFrontier_v2.0, whole genome shotgun sequence DNA segment encodes these proteins:
- the LOC101509043 gene encoding uncharacterized protein, with the protein MEQLRHIGEVLGSLKALMVLRDEIQINQRQCCLILDIFTLAFDTIADEIRQNLKLEERTTKWKPLEFPLRELCRVFKEGELYIKHCLDSKDWLGKALTLSQNRECIEFHIHNLLCYFPAVIEAIENAGEVSGLDQDEYVKKKIMLARKYDVEWNDPKLFQWRYGKQYLVPREICIQLENAWREDRWRLIEALKEKKGSSKLTCSKNEQHLADMLLKKMMHGSEKTNSNNNNNNNKDLLPISLLLGSKDYQVRRRLGRGKDFKEIQWLGQSFALRHFHGEREAHEEEISNLLSLYHPNILEYLCGFYDEEKKEFSLVMELMNKDLWTYMKENCGPRRQILFSIPVVVDLMLQMARGIEFLHSKKIYHGDLNPCNILLRARNSEGYFLAKVVGFGLSSVKSSDNNNINKTSPTNNPTSEEINPSIWYAPEVLTEIEQKGNAKASTSCKYSEKADAYSFGMICFELLTGKVPFEDNHLQGDRTNQNLKAGERPLFPYHSPKYLVSLIKKCWQTDPSQRPTFSSICRILRYTKKFLSMNNEYAMINPELNQLELQNPPVDCCDIEGFFLKNFPMERICNMSSVSQIPYEMFAYKVVEKGKINQSQNNNNAKDKRCECEQPKDETLIRRDENDQSTDCGDDNASICGDTLSTFSDAPSGKSVSTKKPMQMKAKKDQGIPKLRVTRSLPPCSSGRISRTNKANQSSPLSPVKRRPSSVLESESNSNIIKGNQSPLVLTSSSIRRNKYEGGHVIDAKPSSIKLKTRDQSPLTRNALVKDYIGSLKTKKSQLTLNHSLSPTRMRRVNSNTSVRMQKGFISTPPMSPSRSCTNKKSCHVSDMDNSGLKIRRRLSPLALSPLSSYMRSKTCENLSDLESNPNKTKRGSLSPFALTPLSPYVTMGGHISD; encoded by the exons ATGGAACAGCTCCGGCATATTGGTGAGGTTCTTGGAAGTCTAAAAGCGCTTATGGTTTTGCGCGACGAAATTCAAATCAATCAGCGACAATGTTGTTTGATCCTCGACATATTCACTTTAGCGTTCGACACAATCGCAGATGAAATAAGGCAGAATCTAAAGCTTGAAGAAAGAACAACAAAATGGAAACCTCTTGAGTTTCCCCTCAGAGAACTTTGCAGGGTTTTCAAAGAAGGTGAACTATACATCAAACATTGTTTGGATTCAAAAGATTGGTTGGGGAAAGCACTCACACTTTCTCAGAACAGAGAATGCATTGAGTTTCACATTCATAACTTGTTATGTTATTTCCCTGCGGTTATAGAAGCGATTGAGAATGCTGGTGAGGTGTCAGGCTTGGATCAAGATGAGTATGTGAAGAAGAAAATTATGCTTGCAAGAAAATATGATGTTGAGTGGAATGATCCAAAACTTTTTCAATGGAGATATGGGAAACAGTATTTGGTTCCAAGAGAGATTTGCATACAATTGGAGAATGCTTGGAGGGAAGATAGATGGAGACTCATAGAAGCACTCAAGGAGAAAAAAGGTTCTTCAAAACTCACTTGTTCAAAGAATGAGCAACATCTTGCTGATATGTTGTTGAAGAAAATGATGCATGGTTCAGAAAAAACcaatagtaataataacaacaataataataaggaTTTGTTGCCAATTTCTTTGTTGTTAGGATCCAAGGATTACCAAGTGAGGAGAAGATTGGGAAGAGGAAAAGATTTTAAGGAAATCCAATGGTTAGGACAAAGTTTTGCTTTAAGACATTTTCATGGTGAGAGAGAAGCACATGAGGAGGAGATTTCAAATTTGCTATCACTTTATCACCCTAACATATTGGAATATCTATGTGGTTTTTATGATGAAGAGAAGAAAGAGTTTTCTCTTGTGATGGAGTTAATGAACAAGGATTTATGGACATACATGAAAGAGAATTGTGGTCCAAGGAGACAGATTTTGTTCTCTATACCTGTTGTGGTGGATCTCATGCTTCAAATGGCCAGAGGCATTGAGTTTCTTCACTCCAAAAAGATTTATCATGGTGATCTTAATCCTTGTAATATCCTATTAAGAGCTAGAAACTCTGAAGGTTATTTTCTAGCAAAAGTTGTTGGATTTGGCTTGTCTTCTGTTAAAAGTAGTGacaataacaatattaataaaactTCACCAACAAATAACCCTACTAGTGAAGAGATTAACCCTTCAATTTGGTATGCACCTGAGGTTTTAACTGAGATAGAACAAAAGGGAAATGCCAAAGCTTCTACTTCTTGTAAGTACTCGGAGAAAGCCGATGCATATAGCTTTGGAATGATATGTTTTGAACTGTTAACTGGTAAAGTTCCTTTTGAAGATAATCATCTTCAAGGTGATAGAACTAATCAAAATCTCAAAGCAGGAGAGAGACCTTTGTTTCCGTACCATTCGCCAAAATATCTTGTGAGTTTGATAAAAAAGTGTTGGCAAACCGATCCATCGCAGCGTCCTACTTTCTCGTCTATTTGTAGAATCTTGCGTTACACGAAAAAGTTCCTTTCGATGAACAATGAGTATGCTATGATCAATCCTGAACTCAATCAGCTTGAACTACAGAACCCTCCTGTTGATTGTTGTGACATTGAAGGATTTTTCCTTAAGAATTTTCCAATGGAGAGGATATGTAATATGTCTTCTGTTTCACAAATACCATATGAAATGTTTGCTTATAAAGTTGTTGAGAAAGGGAAGATTAATCAGAGTCAGAATAATAATAATGCTAAAGATAAGCGTTGTGAGTGTGAGCAACCAAAGGATGAGACCTTGATACGtagggatgaaaatgaccaaagtACAGATTGTGGAGATGATAATGCATCAATTTGTGGTGACACATTGTCTACTTTTTCTGATGCACCATCTGGGAAGAGTGTTTCAACGAAGAAACCAATGCAAATGAAGGCAAAGAAAGACCAAG GAATACCAAAATTAAGAGTAACAAGATCATTACCACCATGTTCATCTGGTCGCATTTCAAGGACAAATAAGGCGAATCAATCTAGCCCTCTAAGCCCTGTTAAAAGAAGACCTTCCAGTGTCTTAGAATCTGAAAGCAATTCCAATATTATCAAAGGGAATCAATCACCATTAGTGTTAACTTCAAGCTCAATTAGAAGAAACAAATATGAAGGAGGACATGTCATAGATGCAAAGCCTTCTAGTATAAAGCTGAAAACAAGAGACCAATCACCATTAACTAGAAACGCCCTTGTCAAAGATTATATTGGTAgtttaaagacaaaaaaatcaCAACTCACGTTGAATCATTCTTTGAGTCCAACAAGAATGAGACGTGTCAATAGTAACACTAGTGTGAGGATGCAAAAGGGGTTTATATCAACACCTCCAATGAGTCCTTCAAGGTCATGCACAAACAAAAAAAGTTGTCATGTATCAGATATGGATAATAGTGGTTTGAAGATACGACGTAGATTGTCACCATTGGCATTGAGTCCTTTAAGTTCATATATGAGAAGTAAAACATGTGAAAATCTTTCTGATTTAGAGAGCAATCCTAATAAGACAAAAAGAGGAAGCTTGTCACCATTTGCATTGACCCCTTTGAGCCCATATGTGACAATGGGTGGTCATATCTCGGATTAA